One genomic window of Pseudomonas aeruginosa includes the following:
- a CDS encoding peptidase domain-containing ABC transporter, producing MAFLDALALRLGRRLPLVLQTEATECGLACLAMIAGYHGHHTGLMELRRRFSVSLKGISLKQLIQTAHRLGLGTRAVKLDLGDLGKLKLPCVLHWNFNHFVVLKAVDGRGAVLHDPAHGQRRLGLEEVSRSFTGVALELWPESGFEKQEAPPRIKLLGMLGKVTGLYRSLAQVLLLAGALEVFSLISPFFLQWTIDNVIVSEDRDLLSTLAIGFGLLLLMQQAVSGVRAWVMMHMSTLLGVQWQANVFSHLLRLPAQYFEKRHLGDVVSRFGAVNSIQQTLTAAFLSAVLDGLMTVATLGMMLLYSPPLAAIAIAAMSLYALGRWIWYRPLRNATEEQIVHAARQQSHFLETVRGIRPLKLFQRQDERRSVWLGLLVEQINAGLRTQKLQLFYQQLNGLLFGVENLLVIWLGATMVMDGQFSVGILMAFNAYKSQFDSRVGSLIDKFFELRMLQLQGERLADIVLQAPEVSHGDILPENLREREASIEIQGLRYRYAEQEPWVLDGLDLRIAGGESVAIVGPSGCGKSTLFNVLLGILPPVEGQIRMAGLDLAQLGLDGLRELVGTVLQDDVLFAGSLSDNISFFDPQPDMPWLLQCAQMAAIHDDIQAMPMGYNTLVGDMGTVLSGGQKQRVMLARALYKKPRILFLDEATSHLDVHCEQRVNAAIRALRITRIMVAHRPETIASADRVIVLGQGKVSLDESTARLAERQAAAAREQA from the coding sequence ATGGCCTTTCTCGACGCTCTCGCCCTGCGCCTGGGCCGCCGCCTGCCGCTGGTGCTGCAGACCGAAGCCACCGAATGCGGCCTGGCCTGCCTGGCGATGATCGCCGGCTACCACGGCCACCATACCGGCCTGATGGAACTGCGCCGGCGCTTCTCCGTATCGCTCAAGGGCATCTCCCTCAAGCAACTGATCCAGACCGCCCACCGCCTCGGCCTGGGCACCCGCGCGGTGAAGCTCGACCTCGGCGACCTCGGCAAGCTCAAGCTGCCCTGCGTGCTGCACTGGAACTTCAACCACTTCGTCGTGCTCAAGGCGGTCGACGGGCGCGGCGCGGTGCTCCACGACCCCGCCCACGGCCAGCGCCGGCTGGGCCTGGAGGAAGTCTCGCGGAGCTTCACCGGGGTAGCCCTGGAACTCTGGCCGGAGAGCGGCTTCGAGAAACAGGAGGCGCCGCCGCGGATCAAGCTGCTGGGCATGCTCGGCAAGGTCACCGGGCTGTACCGCTCGCTGGCCCAGGTGCTGCTGCTCGCCGGCGCGCTGGAAGTGTTCTCGCTGATCAGTCCGTTCTTCCTGCAATGGACCATCGACAACGTCATCGTCAGCGAAGACCGTGACCTGCTCAGCACCCTGGCCATCGGCTTCGGCCTGTTGCTGCTGATGCAGCAGGCGGTCAGCGGGGTGCGCGCCTGGGTGATGATGCACATGAGCACCCTGCTCGGCGTGCAGTGGCAGGCCAACGTCTTCAGCCACCTGCTGCGGCTGCCCGCGCAGTATTTCGAGAAGCGCCACCTGGGCGACGTGGTGTCGCGCTTCGGCGCGGTGAACAGCATCCAGCAGACCCTCACCGCGGCCTTCCTCTCGGCGGTGCTGGACGGCCTGATGACCGTCGCCACCCTCGGCATGATGCTGCTCTACAGTCCGCCACTGGCGGCCATCGCCATCGCCGCCATGAGCCTCTACGCCCTCGGCCGCTGGATCTGGTACCGGCCGTTGCGCAACGCCACCGAGGAGCAGATCGTCCACGCCGCGCGCCAGCAGAGCCACTTCCTCGAGACGGTGCGCGGCATCCGCCCGCTGAAGCTGTTCCAGCGCCAGGACGAGCGCCGCTCGGTATGGCTCGGCCTGCTGGTGGAACAGATCAACGCCGGCCTGCGTACGCAGAAGCTGCAACTGTTCTACCAGCAGCTCAACGGCCTGCTGTTCGGCGTGGAGAACCTGCTGGTGATCTGGCTCGGCGCGACCATGGTGATGGACGGCCAGTTCAGCGTCGGCATCCTGATGGCCTTCAACGCCTACAAGTCGCAGTTCGACAGCCGCGTCGGCAGCCTGATCGACAAGTTCTTCGAGCTGCGCATGCTCCAGTTGCAGGGCGAGCGCCTGGCCGACATCGTGCTCCAGGCCCCGGAGGTCAGCCACGGCGACATCCTCCCGGAGAACCTCCGCGAGCGCGAGGCGAGCATCGAGATCCAGGGCCTGCGCTACCGCTACGCGGAACAGGAGCCCTGGGTCCTCGACGGCCTCGACCTGCGCATCGCCGGCGGCGAGTCGGTGGCCATCGTCGGCCCCTCGGGCTGCGGCAAGAGCACCCTGTTCAACGTCCTGCTGGGCATCCTCCCGCCAGTGGAGGGACAGATCCGCATGGCCGGCCTGGACCTTGCGCAACTGGGCCTGGACGGCCTGCGCGAACTGGTCGGCACGGTGCTGCAGGACGACGTGCTGTTCGCCGGTTCGCTCAGCGACAACATCAGTTTCTTCGACCCGCAACCGGACATGCCCTGGCTGCTGCAGTGCGCGCAGATGGCTGCCATCCACGATGACATCCAGGCCATGCCGATGGGCTACAACACCCTGGTCGGCGACATGGGCACGGTGCTCTCCGGCGGCCAGAAGCAGCGGGTGATGCTGGCCCGGGCGCTGTACAAGAAGCCGCGCATCCTGTTCCTCGACGAAGCCACCAGCCACCTCGACGTACACTGCGAACAGCGGGTCAACGCCGCCATTCGCGCGCTGCGCATCACCCGCATCATGGTCGCCCATCGGCCCGAGACCATCGCCTCGGCGGACCGCGTGATAGTCCTCGGCCAGGGCAAGGTAAGCCTCGACGAAAGCACCGCGCGCCTGGCCGAACGCCAGGCCGCCGCGGCGCGGGAGCAGGCCTGA
- a CDS encoding HlyD family secretion protein yields MFRQEALDAQHAGGLGEIVLIRPVSFTFLTLLAAAMALLVVGFFLFGSYTKRSTVSGQLVPASGQVKVHAPQAGIVLRKFVQEGQAVRRGERLMVLSSERYGSDAGPVQAGISRRLEQRRDSLRDELEKLRRLQDDERDSLTSKVASLQRELTTLAAQTDSQQRLLALASDAAARYQGLMDKGYISMDQLQQRQAELLGQRQTLQGLERERTSLRQQLTERRNELAGLSARQANQLAETRRQLSAVEQDLAESEAKRTLLVTAPESGIATAVLAEAGQTVDSSRPLLSIVPADTPLQAELYAPSKSIGFIRPGDAVLIRYQAYPYQKFGQYHGKVQSISRASVSYAELSSMVGGVPGLGQDGEQLYRLRVTLDDQAVTAYGQPRPLQSGMLLDADILQDTRRLYEWVLEPLYSLTGKL; encoded by the coding sequence ATGTTTCGCCAGGAAGCCCTCGACGCCCAGCATGCCGGCGGCCTGGGCGAGATCGTGCTGATCCGCCCGGTCTCCTTCACTTTTCTCACCCTGCTGGCCGCGGCGATGGCGCTGCTGGTGGTGGGCTTCTTCCTGTTCGGCAGCTACACCAAGCGCAGCACCGTCAGCGGCCAATTGGTGCCCGCCAGCGGCCAGGTCAAGGTGCACGCGCCGCAGGCCGGCATCGTGCTGCGCAAGTTCGTCCAGGAAGGCCAGGCGGTACGACGCGGCGAGCGCCTGATGGTGCTTTCCAGCGAACGCTACGGCAGCGATGCCGGCCCGGTGCAGGCCGGTATCAGCAGGCGCCTGGAACAACGCCGCGACTCCCTGCGCGACGAACTGGAAAAGCTTCGCCGCCTGCAAGACGACGAGCGCGACAGCCTGACCAGCAAGGTCGCCAGCCTGCAACGCGAACTCACCACCCTCGCCGCCCAGACCGACAGCCAGCAACGCCTGCTGGCGCTGGCCAGCGACGCCGCCGCGCGCTACCAGGGGCTGATGGACAAGGGCTACATCTCCATGGACCAGTTGCAGCAGCGCCAGGCCGAGCTGCTCGGCCAGCGCCAGACCCTGCAAGGCCTGGAGCGCGAACGCACGTCGCTGCGGCAGCAGTTGACCGAGCGCCGCAACGAACTCGCCGGGCTTTCCGCGCGCCAGGCCAACCAGCTCGCGGAAACCCGCCGCCAGCTCAGCGCGGTGGAGCAGGACCTGGCCGAAAGCGAAGCCAAGCGCACCTTGCTGGTCACCGCGCCGGAGAGCGGCATCGCCACCGCCGTGCTCGCCGAAGCCGGGCAGACCGTCGACAGCTCGCGTCCGCTGCTGAGCATCGTTCCCGCCGACACCCCGTTGCAGGCCGAACTCTACGCGCCGAGCAAGTCCATCGGTTTCATCCGGCCGGGCGACGCGGTGCTGATCCGCTACCAGGCCTATCCGTACCAGAAGTTCGGCCAGTACCACGGCAAGGTGCAGTCGATCTCCCGCGCCAGCGTCTCCTATGCCGAGCTTTCCAGCATGGTCGGCGGCGTACCGGGGCTCGGCCAGGATGGCGAGCAGCTGTACCGGCTGCGGGTAACCCTCGACGACCAGGCGGTGACCGCCTACGGCCAGCCGCGTCCGCTGCAGAGCGGCATGCTGCTGGACGCCGACATCCTCCAGGACACCCGGCGCCTCTACGAATGGGTGCTGGAACCGCTCTACAGCCTGACCGGCAAACTCTAG
- a CDS encoding cholesterol oxidase substrate-binding domain-containing protein gives MHDLIQHADAFVGDPDQESGGLSRRSFLGKSATLGAVGLVAGWTPAFVIQPAEAAASSCPAPAGFPAGLELYRRAFRNWSGEIAADDLWSCAPRTNEEVLAVVNWAWQNGFKVRPRGMGHNWSPLLLKGGENCESRIMLVETSRYLTRVRIDTQGEFGLFSAQTGVTMEALLKQLERVKLGFVATPAPGDLTLGGVLAIDGHGTGIPAQGESRLPGQSYGSLSNSIVALTAVVWDGAAGQYVLKTFRRDDPACAPFLVHLGRAFIVEATLQAGVNKRMRCQSYVNIPASEMFAAAGSGGRTFDSFLQKSGRAEAIWFPFTDKPWLKVWTPTPRCPFGARAVNGPFNYPFSDNIPKALSDLLAAINTGHPELTPLLGKLQYDLVVGGMALTLGYDLWGWSKDLLLYIKPSTLRVTANGYAVLTRRRDVQRVINEFYLQYQTMVAAYRANGHYPMNGPVEIRVSGLDQPGESIVPGAQVPSLSAIRPRPDQPEWDTAIWLDILSLPGTPQANAFYHEFEAWLFDHFSGDYASLRVEWSKGWGYSPAAAWDEPTVVDQLVAQSLRQGLVADNDWDSAVRQLNEADPHRLFSSPLLDRLMP, from the coding sequence ATGCACGACCTCATCCAGCACGCCGACGCCTTCGTCGGCGATCCCGACCAGGAATCCGGCGGCCTGTCGCGCCGCAGCTTCCTCGGCAAGAGTGCCACGCTCGGCGCGGTCGGCCTGGTGGCCGGCTGGACCCCGGCTTTCGTCATCCAGCCCGCCGAAGCCGCCGCCAGCAGTTGTCCGGCGCCGGCAGGCTTTCCGGCCGGCCTCGAACTTTATCGGCGGGCGTTCCGCAACTGGTCGGGGGAAATCGCCGCCGACGACCTCTGGAGCTGCGCCCCGCGCACCAACGAAGAGGTTCTCGCGGTGGTCAACTGGGCCTGGCAGAACGGCTTCAAGGTGCGCCCGCGCGGCATGGGTCACAACTGGTCCCCGCTGCTGCTGAAAGGCGGCGAGAACTGCGAGAGCCGCATCATGCTGGTGGAAACCAGCCGTTACCTGACCCGCGTACGGATCGACACCCAGGGCGAGTTCGGCCTGTTCAGCGCGCAGACCGGCGTCACCATGGAAGCCCTGCTGAAACAACTGGAGCGGGTCAAGCTCGGCTTCGTCGCCACGCCGGCGCCGGGCGACCTGACCCTCGGCGGGGTGCTCGCCATCGACGGCCACGGCACCGGCATCCCGGCGCAGGGCGAAAGCCGCCTGCCGGGGCAGAGCTACGGCTCCCTGAGCAACAGCATCGTGGCGCTGACCGCGGTGGTCTGGGACGGCGCCGCCGGACAATACGTGCTGAAGACCTTCCGCCGCGACGATCCGGCCTGCGCGCCGTTCCTCGTCCACCTCGGACGCGCCTTCATCGTCGAGGCGACCCTCCAGGCCGGGGTCAACAAGCGCATGCGCTGCCAGAGCTACGTGAACATCCCGGCGAGCGAGATGTTCGCCGCGGCCGGCAGCGGCGGAAGGACCTTCGACAGCTTCCTGCAGAAAAGCGGACGCGCCGAGGCCATCTGGTTCCCCTTCACCGACAAGCCCTGGCTGAAGGTCTGGACGCCGACCCCGCGCTGCCCGTTCGGCGCCCGTGCGGTCAACGGCCCGTTCAACTACCCCTTCTCCGACAACATTCCCAAGGCGCTGTCCGACCTGCTGGCGGCGATCAACACCGGCCACCCGGAACTCACCCCGCTGCTCGGCAAGCTGCAGTACGACCTGGTAGTGGGCGGCATGGCGCTGACCCTGGGCTACGACCTGTGGGGCTGGAGCAAGGACCTGCTGCTGTACATCAAGCCCAGCACCCTTCGCGTCACCGCCAACGGCTACGCGGTGCTGACCCGGCGTCGCGACGTGCAGCGGGTGATCAACGAGTTCTACCTGCAGTACCAGACGATGGTCGCCGCCTACCGCGCCAACGGCCACTACCCCATGAACGGCCCGGTGGAGATTCGCGTCAGCGGGCTCGACCAGCCCGGCGAGTCGATCGTTCCCGGCGCCCAGGTGCCCAGCCTGTCGGCGATCCGTCCGCGCCCCGACCAACCGGAGTGGGACACGGCGATCTGGCTGGACATCCTCAGCCTGCCCGGTACCCCGCAGGCCAATGCCTTCTACCACGAGTTCGAGGCCTGGCTGTTCGACCACTTCAGCGGCGACTACGCCTCGCTGCGGGTGGAGTGGAGCAAGGGCTGGGGCTACAGCCCCGCCGCCGCCTGGGACGAGCCGACGGTGGTCGACCAGTTGGTGGCGCAGTCGCTACGCCAGGGCCTGGTCGCAGACAACGATTGGGACAGCGCGGTGCGCCAGTTGAACGAAGCCGATCCGCATCGGCTGTTCAGCTCGCCGCTGCTCGACCGGCTGATGCCATGA
- the tyrS gene encoding tyrosine--tRNA ligase, which translates to MSVPTHQQDLIALLEERGFVHQCTDRDGLAAHLAAGPATAYLGFDATADSLHVGHLQGLMLMRWLQKAGHRPLLLIGGATTRIGDPSFRDSSRPILTEAQIQANIDGIARVFSRYVELHDDSLVNNAEWLDGVGYLEFLDRVGRHFSINRLLTFDAIRQRLDREHSLSFLEFGYTLLQAYDFVELSRRRGCTLQLGGADQWANIINGVELSRRQGGAQLFGLTMPLLATSDGRKMGKSAQGAVWLNAERLAPFDFWQFWRNCDDRDVGRFLALFSELPMDEVRRLGALQGAELNEAKVVLANAATALAHGEHAARSAADAARGVFADGTRDSGLPVMKLSRARLAQGLSLTDLLLEHAIQPSRSAVRRLAAGGGLRLDGTPVSDPDAPLAGEVDGLRLSLGKKQHLHLRLED; encoded by the coding sequence GTGTCCGTCCCGACCCATCAGCAAGACCTGATCGCCCTGCTCGAAGAGCGTGGCTTCGTCCACCAGTGCACCGACCGCGACGGCCTCGCCGCGCACCTGGCCGCCGGTCCGGCAACCGCCTACCTGGGCTTCGACGCCACCGCCGACAGCCTGCACGTCGGCCACCTGCAGGGCCTGATGCTGATGCGCTGGCTACAGAAGGCCGGGCACCGCCCGTTGCTGCTGATCGGTGGCGCGACCACCCGGATCGGCGATCCGAGCTTCCGCGATTCGAGCCGGCCGATCCTCACCGAGGCGCAGATCCAGGCCAATATCGACGGCATCGCCCGGGTTTTCTCGCGCTACGTCGAACTGCACGACGACAGCCTGGTGAACAACGCCGAATGGCTGGACGGCGTCGGCTACCTGGAGTTCCTCGACCGGGTCGGCCGGCACTTCTCGATCAACCGCCTGCTGACCTTCGACGCCATCAGGCAGCGCCTGGACCGCGAGCATTCGCTGTCGTTCCTCGAGTTCGGCTACACCCTGCTGCAGGCCTACGATTTCGTCGAACTGTCGCGCCGGCGCGGCTGCACCCTGCAACTCGGCGGCGCCGACCAGTGGGCGAACATCATCAACGGCGTGGAGCTGTCGCGACGCCAGGGCGGCGCCCAGCTGTTCGGCCTGACCATGCCGCTGCTGGCCACCAGTGACGGGCGCAAGATGGGCAAGTCGGCGCAGGGTGCGGTATGGCTCAACGCCGAGCGCCTGGCGCCGTTCGACTTCTGGCAGTTCTGGCGCAACTGCGATGATCGCGACGTCGGTCGCTTCCTCGCCCTGTTCAGCGAACTGCCGATGGATGAGGTGCGCCGCCTGGGCGCCTTGCAGGGCGCCGAGCTGAACGAAGCGAAGGTGGTCCTGGCCAATGCCGCCACCGCCCTGGCGCACGGCGAGCACGCCGCGCGATCCGCCGCCGATGCCGCGCGCGGGGTGTTCGCCGACGGTACGCGGGACAGCGGCCTGCCGGTGATGAAGCTATCCCGCGCGCGCCTGGCGCAGGGACTGTCGCTGACCGACCTGCTGCTGGAACACGCGATCCAGCCTTCCCGCAGCGCGGTCCGCCGCCTCGCCGCCGGCGGCGGCCTGCGCCTGGACGGCACGCCGGTCAGCGATCCGGACGCGCCGCTGGCGGGCGAGGTCGACGGGCTGCGCTTGAGCCTGGGCAAGAAGCAGCATTTGCACCTGCGACTCGAGGATTGA
- a CDS encoding OprD family porin translates to MITACPRPCAWRSYALGLGLLPLAAQAEFLADSSAHLDLRNFYQLRDYRQHDAPQSQAGNWSQGFVLRLQSGFTGGPLGFGLDATGLLGVKLDSGRGRSNDGTLPFGANSKEPVDDYSHLGLTAKLRYSQTQLQVGILMPQLPVAFRDDVRLLPQTFDGALLTSSEIEGLTLTAGQLWKSRTRESAGSDDMYIMGRDKAHASDEFNLAGATYAFTPRLSASYYYGQLKDIYRQHYLGLLHTLPLGEGLSLRSDLRYFDSGEDGAAISGPVDNRNLNAMLTLRAGAHAFGIGVQKMIGNDAFPVLNGYTTPYVANLMAYQTFTRPQEKSWQLRYDYDFAGLGLPGLNLMTRYVQGRDIDRGAGRADDSEWERNTDLSYVIQSGPLKSVALKWRNITYRSRYGADLDENRFIVNYTLKLW, encoded by the coding sequence ATGATCACGGCATGCCCCCGCCCGTGCGCCTGGCGCAGCTATGCGCTTGGCCTCGGCCTCCTGCCCCTCGCCGCGCAAGCGGAATTCCTCGCGGACAGCAGCGCCCACCTCGACCTCCGCAACTTCTACCAGTTGCGCGACTACCGCCAGCACGATGCGCCCCAATCGCAGGCCGGCAACTGGTCGCAGGGCTTCGTCCTGCGCCTGCAATCCGGTTTCACCGGCGGCCCGCTCGGCTTCGGCCTGGATGCTACCGGGCTGCTCGGCGTCAAGCTCGACTCGGGACGCGGGCGTAGCAACGATGGCACGCTGCCGTTCGGAGCGAATTCGAAGGAGCCGGTGGACGACTACAGTCACCTCGGCCTGACCGCCAAGCTGCGCTATTCGCAGACCCAGCTACAGGTCGGCATCCTCATGCCGCAACTGCCGGTGGCGTTCCGCGACGACGTGCGCCTGTTGCCGCAGACCTTCGACGGCGCGCTGCTGACCTCCAGCGAGATCGAGGGTCTCACCCTCACCGCGGGGCAATTGTGGAAGTCGCGCACTCGCGAGTCGGCCGGCAGCGACGACATGTACATCATGGGCCGCGACAAGGCCCACGCCAGCGACGAGTTCAATCTCGCCGGCGCGACCTACGCCTTCACCCCTCGGCTCAGCGCCAGCTATTACTACGGCCAGCTCAAGGACATCTACCGGCAGCACTATCTCGGCCTGCTGCACACCCTGCCGCTGGGCGAAGGGCTGTCGCTGCGCAGCGACCTGCGCTACTTCGACAGCGGCGAAGACGGCGCGGCGATCTCCGGGCCGGTGGACAATCGCAACCTCAACGCCATGCTCACCCTGCGCGCCGGCGCCCATGCCTTCGGCATCGGTGTCCAGAAGATGATCGGCAACGACGCCTTTCCGGTGCTCAACGGCTACACCACGCCCTACGTGGCCAACCTCATGGCCTACCAGACCTTCACCCGACCGCAGGAGAAATCCTGGCAACTGCGCTACGACTACGACTTCGCCGGCCTCGGCCTGCCCGGCCTGAACCTCATGACCCGCTATGTACAGGGCCGCGACATCGACCGCGGCGCCGGCCGTGCCGACGACAGCGAATGGGAGCGCAACACCGACCTGTCCTACGTGATCCAGAGCGGACCGCTGAAGAGCGTCGCCTTGAAATGGCGCAACATCACCTACCGCAGCCGCTACGGTGCGGACCTGGACGAGAACCGCTTCATCGTCAATTACACGCTAAAGCTCTGGTGA
- a CDS encoding Bcr/CflA family multidrug efflux MFS transporter: MPASASRIQVGSGERRLLLLLSALVAFGPLSIDMYLPSLPAIAADLGASDAQVQRSISGFLVGFCVGMLFYGPLSDRFGRRPVLLAGIALYLFSSLACALADSAGQLVLLRVLQALGGGAASVLARAMVRDLYPLGEAARMLALMHMVTMLAPLAAPLLGGYLMLWAGWRALFVVLALFAGLCLLAVWRVAESHPPERRGGSLAQAFLAYGRLLGDRRALGYVLCMGLAFAGMFAYISAAPFVFIEHFGVRAERFGWFFGLNILGVMLATWCSARLVRRHGPRPLLRAGSLLACVSGLFLLGYAALGERGGLWALVPGLLCFVSVTGLLGANCIASLLALYPGQAGAASAVAVSGQFGLGCLASLAVGWLALPGVLPMALVMAVCGVGSLLALGLALHGGNR, translated from the coding sequence GTGCCTGCGAGTGCATCGAGGATTCAGGTCGGAAGCGGCGAACGACGCCTGTTGCTGCTGTTGTCGGCGCTGGTGGCATTCGGCCCGCTGTCGATCGACATGTACCTGCCGAGCCTGCCGGCGATCGCCGCCGATCTCGGCGCCAGCGATGCCCAGGTGCAGCGGAGCATCAGCGGCTTCCTGGTCGGCTTCTGCGTCGGCATGCTGTTCTACGGCCCCTTGTCCGACCGTTTCGGCCGGCGCCCGGTGCTGCTGGCCGGTATCGCCTTGTACCTGTTCAGCAGCCTGGCCTGCGCGCTGGCCGACAGCGCGGGGCAACTGGTCCTGCTGAGGGTGCTCCAGGCCCTCGGCGGCGGCGCCGCGTCGGTGCTGGCGCGGGCCATGGTGCGCGACCTCTATCCGTTGGGCGAGGCCGCCCGGATGCTGGCATTGATGCACATGGTGACCATGCTGGCACCGCTGGCCGCGCCGCTGCTCGGCGGCTACCTGATGCTCTGGGCCGGCTGGCGCGCGTTGTTCGTGGTCCTGGCGCTGTTCGCCGGGCTCTGCCTGCTGGCGGTCTGGCGGGTCGCCGAAAGCCACCCGCCGGAGCGCCGCGGCGGCAGCCTGGCCCAGGCCTTTCTCGCCTATGGGCGGCTGCTCGGCGACCGTCGCGCGCTGGGCTACGTGCTGTGCATGGGGCTGGCGTTCGCCGGGATGTTCGCCTACATCAGCGCCGCGCCCTTCGTGTTCATCGAGCATTTCGGCGTGCGCGCGGAGCGCTTCGGCTGGTTCTTCGGCCTGAACATCCTCGGTGTGATGCTCGCCACCTGGTGCAGCGCGCGCCTGGTGCGCCGCCACGGTCCGCGGCCGCTGCTGCGGGCCGGCAGCCTGCTGGCCTGCGTGTCCGGGCTGTTCCTCCTCGGCTATGCGGCGCTCGGCGAGCGGGGCGGGTTGTGGGCGCTGGTGCCCGGGCTGCTGTGCTTCGTCAGCGTCACCGGCCTGCTCGGCGCCAACTGCATCGCCAGCCTGCTGGCGTTGTATCCCGGACAGGCCGGGGCGGCTTCGGCGGTGGCGGTGTCCGGGCAGTTCGGCCTCGGCTGCCTGGCCAGCCTGGCGGTCGGCTGGCTGGCGTTGCCCGGCGTGCTGCCGATGGCGCTGGTGATGGCCGTCTGCGGCGTCGGCAGCCTGCTCGCGCTGGGCTTGGCCCTGCACGGCGGAAACCGTTGA
- the hpaR gene encoding homoprotocatechuate degradation operon regulator HpaR: MSTPRPSLTLTLLQAREAAMSFFRPSLNQHGLTEQQWRVIRILRQQGEMESYQLANQACILRPSMTGVLARLERDGIVRRWKAPKDQRRVYVNLTEKGQQCFVSMSGDMEKNYQRIQERFGEEKLAQLLELLNELKKIKP; encoded by the coding sequence ATGTCAACGCCAAGACCCTCCCTGACCCTGACCCTGTTGCAGGCTCGCGAAGCCGCGATGAGTTTCTTCCGCCCCTCCCTCAACCAGCACGGTCTCACCGAGCAGCAGTGGCGGGTGATCCGCATCCTGCGCCAGCAGGGCGAGATGGAGAGCTACCAGTTGGCCAACCAGGCCTGCATCCTGCGCCCGAGCATGACCGGCGTGCTGGCGCGCCTGGAGCGCGACGGCATCGTCCGGCGCTGGAAGGCGCCCAAGGACCAGCGGCGGGTCTACGTGAACCTGACGGAAAAGGGCCAGCAGTGCTTCGTCTCCATGAGCGGCGACATGGAGAAGAACTACCAGCGCATCCAGGAGCGGTTCGGCGAGGAAAAGCTCGCGCAGTTGCTGGAACTGCTCAACGAGCTGAAGAAGATAAAGCCCTGA
- the ccoN gene encoding cytochrome-c oxidase, cbb3-type subunit I, with translation MNKATTEPAYNYKVVRQFAIMTVVWGVIGMGLGVLIASQLVWPQMNFDLPWTSFGRLRPLHTNLVIFAFGGCALFATSYYTVQRTCQVRLFSDTLAAFTFWGWQAVAVILLVSLPLGNTTTKEYAEIEFTGAIWLAIVWVAYAVVFFGTLIKRKVKHIYVGNWFFGSFILTTAMLHIVNHMSLPVSWFKSYSMYSGATDAMVQWWYGHNAVGFFLTTGFLGMMYYFVPKQAGRPVYSYRLSIVHFWALITLYIWAGPHHLHYTALPDWAQSLGMVMSLILLAPSWGGMINGMMTLSGAWHKLRDDPILRFLVVSLAFYGMSTFEGPMMAIKTVNALSHYTDWTIGHVHAGALGWVAMITIGSLYHLIPKVYGVEKMHSVGLINAHFWLATIGTVLYIASLWVNGITQGLMWRAVNEDGTLTYSFVESLVASHPGFIVRLVGGGFFLTGMLLMSYNTWRTVRQARPEGILAAARMA, from the coding sequence ATGAACAAAGCAACGACGGAACCTGCCTACAACTACAAGGTGGTTCGCCAGTTCGCCATCATGACCGTGGTATGGGGCGTGATCGGCATGGGGTTGGGCGTACTGATCGCCTCGCAACTGGTCTGGCCCCAGATGAACTTCGACCTGCCCTGGACCAGCTTCGGCCGCCTGCGGCCGCTGCATACCAACCTGGTGATCTTCGCCTTCGGCGGCTGCGCGCTGTTCGCCACCAGCTACTACACGGTGCAGCGTACCTGCCAGGTGCGACTGTTCTCCGACACCCTGGCCGCCTTCACCTTCTGGGGCTGGCAGGCGGTGGCGGTGATCCTGCTGGTCAGCCTGCCGCTGGGCAACACCACCACCAAGGAATACGCCGAGATCGAGTTCACCGGCGCGATCTGGCTGGCGATCGTCTGGGTCGCCTACGCGGTGGTGTTCTTCGGCACCCTGATCAAGCGCAAGGTCAAGCACATCTATGTCGGCAACTGGTTCTTCGGCTCGTTCATCCTGACCACCGCGATGCTGCACATCGTCAACCACATGTCGCTGCCGGTGAGCTGGTTCAAGTCCTACTCGATGTACTCCGGCGCCACCGATGCCATGGTCCAGTGGTGGTACGGGCACAACGCCGTAGGCTTCTTCCTGACCACCGGCTTCCTCGGCATGATGTACTACTTCGTGCCCAAGCAAGCCGGGCGCCCGGTCTACTCCTACCGGCTGTCCATCGTCCACTTCTGGGCGCTGATCACCCTGTACATCTGGGCCGGCCCGCACCACCTGCACTACACCGCGCTGCCGGACTGGGCGCAGTCGCTGGGCATGGTGATGTCGCTGATCCTCCTGGCGCCGAGCTGGGGCGGCATGATCAACGGCATGATGACCCTCTCCGGGGCCTGGCATAAGCTGCGCGACGACCCGATCCTGCGCTTCCTGGTGGTGTCCCTGGCGTTCTACGGCATGTCCACCTTCGAAGGCCCGATGATGGCGATCAAGACCGTCAACGCCCTCTCCCACTACACCGACTGGACCATCGGCCACGTCCACGCCGGCGCCCTCGGCTGGGTCGCGATGATCACCATCGGCTCGCTCTACCACCTGATTCCCAAGGTCTACGGGGTCGAGAAGATGCACAGCGTCGGCCTGATCAATGCGCACTTCTGGCTGGCCACCATCGGCACCGTGCTGTACATCGCCTCGCTGTGGGTCAACGGCATTACCCAGGGCCTGATGTGGCGCGCGGTCAACGAGGACGGCACGCTGACCTACTCCTTCGTCGAGTCGCTGGTGGCCAGCCATCCGGGCTTCATCGTGCGCCTGGTCGGTGGCGGGTTCTTCCTCACCGGCATGCTGCTGATGAGCTACAACACCTGGCGCACGGTACGCCAGGCGCGCCCGGAAGGAATCCTCGCGGCGGCCCGCATGGCCTGA